In a genomic window of Vicinamibacterales bacterium:
- a CDS encoding TonB-dependent receptor: protein MRTSGSLILVLLAAFAGTAAAQTPTQQPTSQTPPPEEQPPIYTEAVVVTASKVEQQLVNAPATVSVVSSDVIESSPATNYAELLRSVPGMNITQTSARDFNINMRGATSTLSTSQLALIDGRSLYLDFFGFVAWDFLPVNPNEIRQIEVIRGPASAIWGANALSGVVNFITKSPREMAGTSVTMGVGNIGPADANTQRDGLPLWYVNATHAAVVNDRWSYKVSAGAFGQDALQRPTGTINNPQKTPYPSFTNTGTQQPKLDGRLDYEAPQGAYRLSFSGGFAGTEGIIHTGIGPFDMNRGTKLGYGSVRWSKGAQKFNVFTNILDGDANALLSVGTDGLPIVFTFNTKTFDAEYGNVLAFGTRNVVSFGGNLRYNSFDLSLAPRGDSRKEGGAYVQDEIFINDYLRWVVGARLDRFSVLDKPNFSPRTAFIVKPAPDHSVRFSFNRAFRAPSLINNFLDVGIINQLDLRAINPAFAFAPGGPVYNFPVSATGNEDLREQQVDAYEVAYTGVVAKRATVTAAYYYNKSKDDIFFTQVGRYRALNPPPGWINKLAPLVGVTTAAGILEVLPPPCTAGITGPCETGGLPSGFSYRNLGTVKDKGFELGVDAALNRAVNVFANYSYQFKPDPDFDISEVNLPPTNRFNAGFNFSQGQFLGNLNVNYQDSAFWQDVLDARYHGTTDAFTQVNGAFGVRWPGEKLTTTVKFTNLFDQEIQSHVFGDILRRQVIGELRVQF from the coding sequence TTGAGGACATCCGGTTCACTCATCCTGGTCCTGCTCGCGGCGTTCGCCGGAACGGCCGCGGCGCAGACCCCCACTCAGCAGCCCACCTCGCAGACGCCGCCCCCCGAGGAGCAGCCCCCCATCTACACGGAAGCCGTCGTCGTGACGGCCTCGAAGGTGGAGCAGCAGCTCGTGAACGCGCCCGCGACCGTCAGCGTCGTCTCGAGCGACGTCATCGAAAGCTCGCCGGCCACCAACTACGCCGAGCTCCTGCGCTCGGTGCCCGGCATGAACATCACCCAGACGTCCGCGCGCGACTTCAACATCAACATGCGCGGTGCCACGTCCACGCTCTCCACGTCCCAGCTCGCGCTCATCGACGGCCGCAGCCTGTACCTGGACTTCTTCGGCTTCGTCGCCTGGGACTTCCTGCCGGTCAATCCGAACGAGATCCGGCAGATCGAGGTGATCCGCGGGCCGGCCTCGGCCATCTGGGGCGCCAACGCGCTGTCGGGCGTCGTGAACTTCATCACCAAGTCGCCGCGCGAGATGGCGGGGACGTCGGTGACGATGGGCGTCGGCAACATCGGGCCGGCGGACGCCAACACCCAGCGGGACGGGCTGCCGCTCTGGTACGTCAACGCCACGCACGCGGCCGTCGTGAACGACCGGTGGAGCTACAAGGTGTCGGCGGGCGCCTTCGGCCAGGACGCGCTGCAGCGGCCCACGGGCACCATCAACAACCCGCAGAAGACGCCCTACCCGAGCTTCACGAACACCGGCACCCAGCAGCCGAAGCTCGACGGCCGCCTGGACTACGAGGCGCCGCAGGGCGCCTACCGCCTGTCGTTCTCGGGCGGCTTCGCGGGCACCGAAGGCATCATCCACACCGGTATCGGCCCCTTCGACATGAACCGCGGCACCAAGCTGGGGTACGGGTCGGTACGCTGGAGCAAGGGCGCCCAGAAATTCAACGTCTTCACCAACATCCTCGACGGCGACGCCAACGCGCTGCTGTCGGTGGGGACCGACGGGCTCCCCATCGTCTTCACGTTCAACACGAAGACCTTCGACGCCGAGTACGGGAACGTGCTGGCCTTCGGGACCAGGAACGTGGTGAGCTTCGGCGGCAACCTCCGCTACAACAGCTTCGACCTCTCGCTGGCGCCGCGCGGCGACAGCCGCAAGGAGGGCGGCGCGTACGTCCAGGACGAGATCTTCATCAACGACTACCTCCGGTGGGTGGTCGGCGCCCGCCTGGACCGCTTCAGCGTGCTCGACAAGCCGAACTTCTCGCCGCGCACGGCCTTCATCGTGAAGCCCGCGCCCGATCACTCGGTGCGCTTCTCGTTCAACCGTGCCTTCCGGGCGCCGTCGCTCATCAACAACTTCCTCGACGTCGGCATCATCAACCAGCTGGACCTGCGCGCCATCAATCCGGCCTTCGCGTTCGCGCCCGGCGGCCCGGTCTACAACTTCCCGGTGTCGGCCACGGGCAACGAGGACCTGCGCGAACAGCAGGTGGACGCCTACGAGGTGGCGTACACCGGCGTCGTCGCCAAGCGCGCCACGGTGACGGCCGCCTACTACTACAACAAGTCGAAGGACGACATCTTCTTCACCCAGGTGGGCCGCTACCGCGCGCTGAACCCGCCGCCCGGGTGGATCAACAAGCTCGCGCCGCTCGTCGGCGTCACGACCGCCGCCGGCATCCTGGAAGTCCTGCCTCCGCCCTGCACGGCCGGCATCACCGGGCCGTGCGAGACGGGCGGGCTGCCATCGGGCTTCAGCTACCGCAACCTCGGGACCGTGAAGGACAAGGGCTTCGAGCTCGGTGTCGACGCGGCCCTGAACCGCGCCGTGAACGTGTTCGCCAACTACTCCTACCAGTTCAAGCCCGATCCGGACTTCGACATCTCTGAAGTGAACCTCCCGCCGACCAACCGGTTCAACGCCGGCTTCAACTTCAGCCAGGGCCAGTTCCTGGGCAACCTGAACGTGAACTACCAGGACTCGGCCTTCTGGCAGGACGTGCTCGACGCGCGCTACCACGGCACGACGGACGCCTTCACCCAGGTGAACGGCGCCTTCGGCGTCCGGTGGCCCGGCGAGAAGCTGACCACCACGGTGAAGTTCACCAACCTGTTCGACCAGGAGATCCAGTCGCACGTCTTCGGCGACATCCTCCGCCGGCAGGTGATCGGGGAGCTGCGGGTGCAGTTCTGA
- the ligD gene encoding DNA ligase D, translating into MLATTPDAPASLVDPKAVYEPKYDGIRALVLVDPGPPPLVRLWSRNGNEKSTQFPEIVAALTAWAARCPGPVVLDGEIVALDRDGRAAGFQRLQGRINIAVPGYRSSAPRETPAEQPAAFVAFDLLRDGDVDWRARRLSERRAALEAVAATFDGQAVRLAEQAREDGRALYARADAEGWEGLIVKRASSPYRAGKRSPEWQKLKIQLQDEFVVAGWTEPKGARRHFGALVLGAHGPDGRLTYVGDVGTGFTGAELDRLAALLAPLAREDCPFDPPPKTPGTAHWVLPRLVAQVRYTEMTDEGRLRHPAYLGLRDDKGAGSVKAPRRGAHRIRTPTADPPPAPARRSSAVAGSPARGGRRAPRKAARDPLAAWAPTADAIVAQLDDLQARRKNGRVALPDGDTLEVTNLDKVFWPDGRRTKGDLLRYYTRIAPVLLPVVADRPLVMKRLPNGVDGQSFYQHRAPEPVPPGVRIETLPDDDVPARLVGGSLTTLLYMAQLAAISMDPFFSTVGALHTPDQVAIDLDPQPGATFDRILEVARWVHEILDRIGVPGVPKTSGSEGLHIFIPLRPGTPYQAGMLFCQIVATMVATAHPAVATVERTVGKRRPGTIYVDYLQNIEGKTLACAYSARASAFAGVSTPLTWDEVHADIRPEMFTLDTVVPRVQRVGDLWAATRDHEGADLLGALERLRT; encoded by the coding sequence ATGCTTGCGACGACGCCAGACGCCCCGGCGTCGCTCGTCGATCCCAAGGCCGTCTACGAGCCGAAGTACGACGGCATCCGGGCGCTCGTGCTGGTCGATCCCGGGCCGCCGCCACTCGTCCGCCTGTGGTCGCGCAACGGCAACGAGAAATCCACGCAGTTTCCGGAGATCGTCGCGGCCCTGACGGCGTGGGCGGCCCGGTGTCCCGGCCCCGTCGTCCTCGACGGCGAGATCGTGGCCCTGGATCGCGACGGCCGCGCCGCGGGCTTCCAGCGGCTGCAGGGCCGGATCAACATCGCCGTCCCGGGCTATCGATCCTCGGCGCCTCGCGAGACACCCGCCGAGCAGCCGGCGGCGTTCGTCGCCTTCGACCTGCTGCGTGACGGCGACGTCGACTGGCGCGCGCGGCGCCTGTCCGAACGGCGGGCGGCCCTGGAGGCGGTGGCCGCGACGTTCGACGGCCAGGCGGTCAGGCTGGCCGAGCAGGCGCGCGAGGACGGACGCGCCCTCTACGCACGGGCGGACGCGGAGGGCTGGGAAGGCCTGATCGTCAAGCGCGCGTCGAGCCCGTACCGTGCCGGCAAGCGCAGCCCCGAGTGGCAGAAGCTGAAGATCCAGCTCCAGGACGAGTTCGTCGTCGCGGGCTGGACCGAGCCGAAGGGCGCCCGCCGCCACTTCGGCGCGCTCGTGCTGGGCGCCCACGGCCCCGACGGCCGGCTGACCTACGTCGGCGATGTGGGCACGGGCTTCACGGGCGCGGAGCTGGACCGGCTGGCCGCGCTCCTCGCGCCGCTGGCACGCGAGGACTGCCCTTTCGACCCGCCGCCGAAGACGCCCGGCACCGCCCACTGGGTCCTGCCGCGCCTCGTGGCCCAGGTGCGCTACACCGAGATGACCGACGAGGGCCGGCTCCGCCACCCCGCCTATCTGGGCCTGCGCGACGACAAGGGCGCCGGCTCGGTGAAGGCGCCCAGGCGCGGGGCGCATCGGATCCGGACGCCCACGGCGGATCCGCCGCCCGCGCCGGCCCGCCGATCGTCCGCGGTCGCTGGCTCGCCGGCCCGGGGTGGACGACGGGCCCCACGGAAGGCCGCGCGCGATCCGCTGGCAGCCTGGGCACCGACCGCGGACGCGATCGTGGCCCAGCTCGACGACCTCCAGGCGCGGCGCAAGAACGGGCGCGTCGCGCTGCCCGACGGCGACACGCTGGAGGTGACCAACCTCGACAAGGTCTTCTGGCCGGACGGGCGGCGCACCAAGGGCGACCTCCTGCGCTACTACACCCGAATCGCGCCCGTGCTGCTGCCGGTCGTGGCGGACCGCCCGCTTGTCATGAAGCGCCTGCCGAACGGCGTGGACGGCCAGTCGTTCTACCAGCACCGCGCGCCCGAGCCGGTCCCGCCCGGCGTGCGCATCGAGACCCTGCCGGACGACGACGTCCCGGCCCGTCTCGTGGGCGGCTCGCTGACGACGCTGCTGTACATGGCGCAGCTCGCGGCCATCTCGATGGACCCGTTCTTCTCGACCGTGGGCGCCCTCCACACGCCGGACCAGGTGGCCATCGATCTGGATCCGCAGCCGGGCGCCACCTTCGACCGGATCCTCGAGGTGGCGCGCTGGGTGCACGAGATCCTCGATCGGATCGGCGTGCCCGGCGTGCCCAAGACCTCGGGCAGCGAAGGGCTGCACATCTTCATTCCGCTGCGCCCGGGGACGCCGTACCAGGCGGGCATGCTCTTCTGCCAGATCGTGGCGACGATGGTGGCCACCGCCCATCCCGCCGTCGCCACCGTGGAGCGAACGGTCGGCAAGCGCCGCCCCGGCACCATCTACGTGGACTACCTGCAGAACATCGAGGGCAAGACGCTGGCCTGTGCCTACAGCGCTCGGGCCAGCGCCTTCGCGGGTGTGTCCACGCCCCTGACCTGGGACGAGGTACACGCCGACATCCGCCCAGAGATGTTCACGCTCGACACCGTCGTCCCCCGCGTCCAGCGCGTGGGCGACCTCTGGGCGGCCACGCGCGACCACGAAGGCGCCGACCTGCTCGGGGCGCTGGAACGGCTACGGACATAG
- a CDS encoding molybdopterin-dependent oxidoreductase → MAIDPSPPLVERRLRYLERQRALQREAAAHDAAVARPLGTGPANRHGMPQLPTGQRRVPNWPVLDLGDCPDVALDHWRLEVGGACAQPLSLTWADFLALPQVEDESDFHCVTTWSRFDNRWRGVRVQVLAALAVPAPEARFVTCTGYDRMPGTDIPYTTNLPLARAVEDDVLLVHTWEGRPLPREHGGPCRMITPRLYAWKGTKWIRRIEFHAEDRPGFWEARGYSATAEPWLDDRYAP, encoded by the coding sequence GTGGCCATCGACCCGTCGCCCCCGCTCGTCGAACGCCGCCTCCGCTATCTCGAGCGCCAGCGGGCGCTCCAGCGGGAAGCGGCGGCGCACGACGCGGCGGTCGCGCGCCCGCTGGGCACGGGGCCAGCCAACCGGCACGGGATGCCGCAGCTCCCCACCGGACAGCGCCGCGTGCCGAACTGGCCCGTGCTCGATCTCGGGGACTGCCCGGACGTCGCCCTGGACCACTGGCGCCTGGAGGTGGGCGGCGCGTGCGCTCAGCCGCTGTCCCTGACGTGGGCCGACTTCCTGGCCCTGCCACAGGTGGAAGACGAGAGCGACTTCCACTGCGTGACCACGTGGAGCCGGTTCGACAACCGATGGCGGGGCGTGCGCGTCCAGGTGCTGGCGGCGCTCGCCGTCCCGGCGCCCGAGGCGCGCTTCGTGACCTGTACCGGCTACGACCGCATGCCGGGCACCGACATCCCGTACACCACCAACCTGCCGCTGGCGCGGGCGGTCGAGGACGACGTCCTCCTGGTGCACACCTGGGAGGGCCGGCCGCTGCCGCGCGAGCACGGCGGCCCCTGCCGCATGATCACGCCCCGGCTGTACGCCTGGAAAGGCACGAAGTGGATCCGCCGGATCGAGTTCCACGCGGAGGACCGCCCCGGCTTCTGGGAGGCGCGCGGCTACTCGGCCACGGCGGAACCGTGGCTCGATGATCGCTACGCGCCCTGA
- a CDS encoding SGNH/GDSL hydrolase family protein, with protein sequence MLTRAATPQVGGPPPTVSLGPVQALGATRFMAFGDSITCGVISSFNDPMLFVPSNCNEPVFSYPRQLRGVLTNSFPTQAFTVANEGSPGEWALNALNTGRFLQAVGSQRPQGLILLEGINDLNNGRSISGTVDALRQMIDIAGLYNTTVLVSTMFQTCVASFPDGSIRQNSSDKITAFNSAIVNMAAGRQNVYVVDLYGAFGTGNCDASGGINLLGHDGLHPTSSGYARMATTFTSALTNVFAVRGSYQ encoded by the coding sequence GTGCTGACACGGGCGGCCACGCCGCAGGTGGGCGGCCCGCCGCCCACCGTGTCGCTCGGTCCGGTCCAGGCACTCGGTGCCACCCGGTTCATGGCCTTCGGCGACAGCATCACGTGCGGCGTCATCTCGTCGTTCAACGACCCGATGCTGTTCGTGCCATCGAACTGCAACGAGCCGGTCTTCTCGTACCCCCGGCAGCTGCGCGGCGTGCTCACCAACTCGTTTCCGACGCAGGCCTTCACCGTCGCCAACGAAGGCTCGCCGGGCGAGTGGGCCCTGAACGCGCTGAATACCGGGCGCTTCCTGCAGGCCGTCGGCAGCCAGCGGCCGCAGGGGCTGATCCTGCTCGAGGGCATCAACGACCTGAACAACGGCCGGAGCATCTCCGGCACGGTCGATGCGCTGCGCCAGATGATCGACATCGCCGGTCTCTACAACACGACCGTGCTGGTCAGCACGATGTTCCAGACGTGCGTGGCGTCCTTCCCGGACGGATCGATCCGGCAGAACTCCTCGGACAAGATCACGGCCTTCAACTCCGCGATCGTGAACATGGCCGCCGGCCGGCAGAACGTCTACGTCGTGGACCTCTACGGCGCGTTCGGCACCGGCAACTGCGACGCCAGCGGGGGCATCAATCTGCTCGGCCACGACGGCCTGCACCCGACCTCGAGCGGCTACGCCCGCATGGCCACCACGTTCACGTCGGCCCTGACCAACGTGTTCGCCGTGCGCGGCTCGTACCAGTAG
- the aat gene encoding leucyl/phenylalanyl-tRNA--protein transferase, translating to MVPWLGPRDPLPPPATARRSPNGLLAAGGGLAVPRLLDAYRQGVFPWFSDGEPVLWWCPDPRMVLPTDAMHVSASLARRLKRADYHVTADTAFVDVVRACAAPRGDDGGTWITAEMLEAYSALHRAGHAHSVEVWAGGALAGGIYGVTVGRAFFGESMFSRVTDGSKIALAWLAAQLRRWDVPFIDCQVPSDHLASLGAVALGRNEFLAALTHLVDRPALAAVWRMDPDLTGTVVAAEARPAVRP from the coding sequence ATGGTTCCCTGGCTCGGTCCGCGCGATCCCCTGCCCCCGCCGGCCACGGCGCGGCGCTCGCCGAACGGTCTCCTCGCCGCCGGCGGCGGCCTCGCGGTGCCGCGGCTCCTGGACGCGTACCGCCAGGGGGTCTTTCCCTGGTTCAGCGACGGCGAGCCCGTGCTGTGGTGGTGCCCGGATCCCCGGATGGTCCTGCCCACCGATGCCATGCACGTCTCGGCGAGCCTCGCGCGCCGGTTGAAGCGCGCCGACTACCACGTCACGGCCGACACGGCGTTCGTGGACGTCGTGCGCGCCTGTGCGGCGCCCCGGGGCGATGACGGCGGCACGTGGATCACGGCGGAGATGCTCGAGGCCTATTCGGCGCTGCACCGGGCGGGCCACGCCCACTCCGTGGAGGTCTGGGCCGGCGGCGCCCTGGCCGGCGGCATCTACGGCGTGACGGTCGGGCGCGCCTTCTTCGGGGAGTCGATGTTCTCGCGGGTGACCGACGGCTCGAAGATCGCCCTGGCGTGGCTGGCCGCCCAACTCCGGCGGTGGGACGTGCCGTTCATCGACTGCCAGGTGCCCAGCGACCACCTGGCCAGCCTGGGGGCCGTGGCCCTGGGCCGGAACGAGTTCCTGGCAGCGCTGACGCACCTCGTGGACCGGCCGGCGCTGGCGGCCGTCTGGCGGATGGATCCCGATCTGACCGGGACCGTGGTGGCGGCCGAAGCCCGGCCGGCCGTCCGTCCGTAG
- a CDS encoding ATP-dependent Clp protease adaptor ClpS, whose protein sequence is MAPSQPNGADPRSGVLTESRPGVEHAPPRSWRVLLHNDDYTTQEFVVWVLQTVFGKSTSEATTIMLHVHHSGVGVAGIYTKEIAETKVATTERLAEQHEYPLRVSMEPEPEEGGS, encoded by the coding sequence ATGGCACCGTCGCAGCCGAACGGCGCGGACCCCCGCAGCGGGGTGCTCACCGAATCGCGCCCCGGCGTGGAACACGCGCCGCCGCGGTCCTGGCGCGTGCTGCTGCACAACGACGACTACACCACCCAGGAGTTCGTCGTGTGGGTGCTCCAGACCGTGTTCGGCAAGAGCACGTCGGAGGCCACGACCATCATGCTCCACGTGCACCACAGCGGCGTGGGCGTCGCCGGCATCTACACCAAGGAAATCGCGGAGACCAAGGTGGCCACCACCGAACGCCTCGCCGAGCAGCACGAGTACCCGCTCCGTGTGTCGATGGAGCCCGAGCCAGAGGAGGGAGGGTCGTGA
- a CDS encoding AAA family ATPase produces MSATPVPFAPDALETIRRAFRSAADRRHDLVTLEHLLRALVDDPVGRSALQALNVDLAQLTHDLDDVLTRAHSPVPGSKPVKPESTVAFDRVVERAVVHAASSSAQQVDSGSLLVFLLQEEDSHASYFLTKQGVNRLRLLRAIAHGPAAETAGAASPEADEESAKSPLEAYAVELVAKARRGDIDPLIGRAVEVERIIQVLCRRRKNNPLLVGEPGVGKTALAEGLALRIAEQQVPDGLRASSVYALDLGALVAGTRYRGDFEERVKQVLSELEKQPGAILFIDEIHTLVGAGSASGGTMDAGNLLKPALASGALRCIGSTTFADVKQGFERDRALSRRFQKIEVLEPTEAEAIEILMGLKGHYERHHGIRYADDAVAAAVTLSARYLKDLHLPDKAIDVIDEAGAAMKLRMPAAPPPPPPIAADGEASVPPAAIEPPEPPVVTVHDVEAIVAKMARAPVQAVSADDRTALRGLDAELRAVIFGQDDAITEVASAIRLSRSGLRAPDKPIGSFLFAGPTGVGKTELARQLARVLGVEFLRFDMSEYMEKHAVSRLIGAPPGYVGYEEGGLLIDAVRKSPHAVLLLDEIEKAHPDIFSLLLQVMDHATLTDTHGRRADFRHVILIMTTNAGARDLSGRKLGFHDVAEGSKATGVLERMFSPEFRNRLDATVHFKPLGAPEIARVVDKHVAELQALVDARRLTIDVTPAARAWLAEKGFDRAFGARPMARLVETAVKKPLSNLLLFEEPGPGSTVTVDVVDGAVQVRAGS; encoded by the coding sequence GTGAGCGCGACGCCCGTGCCATTCGCTCCCGACGCGCTGGAGACCATCCGCCGCGCGTTCCGCTCGGCGGCCGATCGGCGGCACGACCTGGTGACGCTCGAGCACCTGCTGCGGGCGCTGGTCGACGACCCCGTCGGACGGTCGGCCCTGCAGGCCCTGAACGTGGACCTCGCGCAGCTCACCCATGATCTGGACGACGTGCTGACACGGGCGCACTCCCCCGTGCCCGGCAGCAAGCCGGTGAAGCCCGAGTCGACGGTGGCCTTCGACCGCGTGGTCGAGCGCGCGGTGGTGCACGCCGCCTCGTCGAGCGCGCAGCAGGTGGACAGCGGCAGCCTCCTCGTGTTCCTGCTGCAGGAGGAGGACTCGCACGCCTCGTACTTCCTGACCAAGCAGGGCGTGAACCGCCTGCGACTCCTGCGCGCGATCGCGCACGGGCCGGCCGCCGAGACCGCGGGCGCCGCATCGCCCGAGGCGGACGAGGAGAGCGCGAAGAGTCCGCTCGAGGCCTACGCCGTCGAGCTCGTCGCCAAGGCGCGCCGCGGCGACATCGACCCGCTCATCGGACGGGCCGTGGAAGTGGAGCGCATCATCCAGGTGCTCTGCCGGCGCCGCAAGAACAACCCGCTGCTCGTGGGCGAACCCGGCGTGGGCAAGACGGCCCTGGCCGAAGGGCTGGCGCTTCGCATCGCCGAGCAGCAGGTGCCCGACGGCCTGCGCGCCTCGAGTGTGTACGCGCTGGACCTGGGTGCGCTCGTGGCGGGCACCCGCTACCGCGGCGACTTCGAGGAGCGCGTCAAGCAGGTGCTCTCGGAGCTTGAGAAGCAGCCCGGCGCCATCCTCTTCATCGACGAGATCCACACCCTCGTCGGCGCGGGCTCGGCGTCCGGCGGCACGATGGACGCCGGGAACCTGCTGAAGCCGGCCCTGGCGTCCGGGGCCCTGCGCTGCATCGGCTCCACGACGTTCGCCGACGTGAAGCAGGGCTTCGAACGCGATCGCGCCCTGTCGCGGCGCTTCCAGAAGATCGAAGTCCTCGAGCCGACCGAGGCGGAGGCCATCGAGATCCTGATGGGACTGAAGGGGCACTACGAGCGCCACCACGGCATCCGCTACGCGGACGACGCCGTGGCGGCGGCCGTCACCCTGTCGGCCCGCTACCTGAAGGACCTGCACCTGCCGGACAAGGCGATCGACGTCATCGACGAGGCCGGCGCGGCGATGAAGCTGCGGATGCCCGCCGCGCCGCCGCCCCCGCCTCCAATCGCGGCGGACGGCGAGGCGAGCGTACCGCCCGCGGCCATCGAGCCGCCCGAACCTCCCGTGGTGACGGTCCACGACGTCGAGGCGATCGTGGCGAAGATGGCGCGCGCGCCCGTGCAGGCGGTGTCCGCCGACGACCGGACGGCGCTGCGGGGCCTCGACGCGGAGCTCCGCGCCGTGATCTTCGGCCAGGACGACGCGATCACGGAGGTGGCCTCCGCCATCCGCCTGTCGCGCTCCGGCCTGCGGGCGCCCGACAAGCCGATCGGCAGCTTCCTCTTCGCCGGGCCGACGGGCGTCGGCAAGACGGAGCTGGCCCGCCAGTTGGCCCGCGTGCTCGGCGTCGAGTTCCTGCGCTTCGACATGTCGGAGTACATGGAGAAGCACGCCGTCTCGCGCCTCATCGGCGCGCCGCCCGGCTACGTCGGCTACGAGGAGGGCGGCCTGCTCATCGACGCCGTGCGCAAGTCGCCGCACGCCGTGCTGCTGCTCGACGAGATCGAGAAGGCCCATCCCGACATCTTCAGCCTGCTGCTGCAGGTGATGGACCACGCGACGCTCACCGACACGCACGGCCGGCGGGCCGATTTCCGCCACGTCATCCTGATCATGACGACCAACGCGGGCGCCCGCGACCTGTCGGGGCGGAAGCTGGGGTTCCACGACGTGGCCGAGGGCAGCAAGGCCACGGGCGTGCTCGAGCGGATGTTCTCGCCCGAGTTCAGGAACCGCCTCGATGCCACGGTGCACTTCAAGCCGCTCGGGGCCCCCGAGATCGCGCGGGTGGTGGACAAGCACGTCGCCGAGCTGCAGGCGCTGGTCGACGCGCGCCGCCTCACCATCGACGTCACGCCCGCCGCGCGGGCCTGGCTCGCGGAGAAAGGCTTCGACCGGGCGTTCGGGGCCCGGCCCATGGCGCGGCTCGTGGAGACGGCGGTCAAGAAGCCGCTCTCGAACCTGCTGCTCTTCGAGGAGCCGGGGCCGGGATCCACCGTGACGGTGGACGTGGTGGACGGCGCGGTGCAGGTGCGCGCGGGGAGCTGA